The proteins below are encoded in one region of Fibrella aestuarina BUZ 2:
- a CDS encoding sensor histidine kinase, giving the protein MNNQVADLLPGALPAPQSGVLLLHPVYQPDGMLTDLRLGMLNPQAERDTAQPISAIEGQSLRLSFPQFINAPLLPLYQDVLDTGLSARFECPADSTQTTPLPGYEVSATRLADNLLLTYADLSQARQHAQLMEVIQGVNPAGVVLFDPVWDDSCEETPRRIVDFIYTAVNKTELEITRKPADQLIGHRLKTVCPSAEAFGLVGALIEAVHTNQPTEWLMPYFGDGISGWFQSAAVRHGEQVLFTFLEVTELKQHQEALEMAIQELRRANDNLQQFAYVASHDLQEPLRKIQSFGNMLAVGQAATLDASTQDLIQRMQAAAKRMSVLISDLLTYSRLTTQQEPFRPVSLTNLLPMVLTNLTEAITESGAQVNWSELPTINGDPAQLEQLFDNLLANAIKFRHTDTVPIVTVSADWLLFNDIPQAVRARLPNRLLQQPGQQTSFWAISITDNGIGFDEKYLNRIFVVFQRLHGKNRYPGTGIGLAICQKIVDNHGGAITATSAPGQGSTFTVYLPARGQE; this is encoded by the coding sequence ATGAATAACCAGGTCGCTGACCTGTTGCCCGGTGCGCTGCCCGCTCCGCAAAGCGGCGTATTGTTGTTACATCCCGTTTACCAGCCCGATGGTATGCTGACCGACTTACGGCTGGGTATGCTTAACCCGCAGGCAGAACGCGACACGGCGCAGCCGATCAGCGCGATCGAGGGGCAGTCACTGCGCCTCAGCTTTCCTCAGTTTATCAACGCGCCGTTATTGCCTCTGTATCAGGATGTACTCGACACGGGGCTATCCGCTCGGTTCGAGTGCCCGGCCGACTCGACGCAGACGACTCCCTTGCCAGGCTACGAGGTGTCGGCTACGCGGCTGGCCGATAACCTGCTGCTTACCTACGCCGACCTGTCGCAGGCCCGGCAGCACGCCCAGCTCATGGAGGTAATCCAGGGCGTCAATCCGGCGGGGGTTGTGTTGTTCGACCCGGTCTGGGACGATTCCTGCGAAGAGACCCCGCGCCGGATCGTCGACTTCATTTACACGGCCGTCAATAAGACCGAGCTGGAAATTACCCGCAAACCCGCGGATCAGTTGATAGGCCATCGGCTGAAGACCGTATGTCCCAGCGCCGAAGCGTTCGGGCTGGTGGGGGCGCTGATCGAGGCGGTGCATACCAACCAGCCCACCGAGTGGCTCATGCCTTATTTCGGGGATGGCATCAGCGGCTGGTTTCAGTCGGCAGCCGTGCGGCATGGTGAGCAAGTACTGTTCACCTTTCTGGAAGTTACCGAACTGAAGCAGCATCAGGAAGCCCTCGAAATGGCCATTCAGGAGCTACGCCGCGCCAACGATAACCTCCAGCAGTTTGCCTACGTGGCCTCGCACGATCTCCAGGAGCCCCTGCGGAAGATTCAGTCGTTTGGGAACATGCTGGCGGTTGGCCAGGCCGCTACCCTCGACGCCAGCACCCAGGATCTGATCCAGCGCATGCAGGCAGCCGCCAAACGCATGTCGGTGCTGATCAGCGACCTGCTTACCTATTCGCGCCTCACCACCCAACAGGAGCCGTTCAGGCCGGTATCGCTGACCAATCTGCTCCCAATGGTGCTGACGAACCTTACCGAGGCCATTACCGAATCGGGAGCGCAAGTAAACTGGTCCGAGCTTCCCACCATTAACGGTGACCCCGCCCAGTTAGAGCAACTGTTTGATAACCTTCTGGCTAATGCCATCAAGTTTCGGCACACCGACACGGTCCCCATCGTTACGGTTTCCGCTGACTGGCTTCTCTTCAACGACATTCCCCAGGCGGTCAGGGCGCGTCTGCCAAACCGGCTGCTCCAACAGCCCGGCCAGCAAACATCCTTCTGGGCGATCAGCATTACCGACAACGGCATTGGCTTCGACGAAAAATACCTCAACCGCATCTTCGTTGTTTTTCAACGACTACACGGCAAGAACAGGTACCCCGGCACCGGCATTGGGCTGGCCATTTGCCAAAAGATCGTCGACAACCATGGCGGGGCCATCACGGCCACCAGCGCACCCGGCCAGGGCAGTACCTTCACGGTCTACCTGCCCGCCCGGGGCCAGGAGTAG
- a CDS encoding response regulator: MNANQPILFIDSDQDDQELLKPILQELAPDHPVLLFNDGETAFDFLQTTEQKPFLIISEITMPRMTGLELRRQIEQDPKLRKKAIPFIFFTHPAYEQLVDEAYELTIQGFFEKQSDILQIRHQLKVIIDYWQDCLHPNRARRNN, from the coding sequence ATGAACGCCAACCAACCAATTCTTTTTATCGACAGCGATCAGGATGATCAGGAGCTGCTGAAACCCATCCTTCAAGAGTTAGCCCCCGACCATCCCGTTTTGCTGTTCAACGATGGCGAAACCGCCTTTGACTTCTTACAGACCACCGAGCAGAAGCCGTTCCTGATTATCTCGGAAATCACCATGCCCCGCATGACCGGGCTGGAACTTCGTCGGCAAATCGAACAGGATCCCAAGCTTCGGAAAAAAGCCATTCCCTTTATTTTCTTCACCCACCCCGCCTACGAACAACTGGTCGATGAAGCCTACGAGCTGACGATTCAGGGCTTTTTTGAAAAGCAGAGCGATATTCTCCAGATTCGCCACCAACTGAAGGTTATCATCGACTACTGGCAGGACTGCCTGCACCCCAACCGCGCCCGCCGGAACAACTGA
- the ispG gene encoding (E)-4-hydroxy-3-methylbut-2-enyl-diphosphate synthase, whose translation MLDFLTNAFTDDVPPASPALYAPSLTQYIRRETITVNIGDVPMGSDYPIRVQSMTTIDTMDTMGSVAQSIRMIEAGCEYIRITAPSVKEAQNLDNIRKELRARGYNTPLIADIHFTPNAAELAARLVEKVRINPGNYADRKRFEHIDYTDAAYAAELERIREKFLPLVRICKEYGTAMRIGTNHGSLSDRILSRYGDTPVGMVESALEFLRICEAENYYNIVLSMKSSNPQVMVQAYRLLVQRLAEEGLKPYPLHLGVTEAGEAEDGRIKSALGIGTLLEDGLGDTVRVSLTEEPEFEAPVAKALIDRYTNRAQTADPIPALTGPLPYDPFQYARRQTSEVANFGGSNVPRVIADYSHTLVNETDVLKAVGHFYLPVPDKWAMNDLGADYLYTGSKPAQFMLPNGLKEIVDYAVWRGHADAANTLPMLTAAEYLHARHQPQGLHFRLNFVRFSLLDLNDELAAALRQDRNVVGIVHTDNTHALPELRRLFIDLADRQLTLPVVIQRGYTHAPAEHLPLYAATDVGGLLIDGFGDGALLCSTRTDDPDELKQLNGLAFGILQAARTRITKTEYISCPSCGRTLFDLQETTAMIRQRTDHLKGVKIGIMGCIVNGPGEMADADYGYVGIGRDKIALYRGQQVVKKSVPAARAVDELIELIREDGRWLEPATV comes from the coding sequence ATGCTCGATTTTCTGACTAACGCTTTCACCGACGACGTACCCCCCGCCTCACCTGCCCTCTACGCCCCGTCTCTGACCCAGTATATCCGCCGCGAGACCATCACGGTCAACATTGGTGACGTCCCGATGGGCTCCGACTACCCCATCCGGGTGCAGTCGATGACCACCATCGACACCATGGACACGATGGGGTCGGTGGCGCAGAGCATCCGGATGATCGAGGCGGGCTGCGAGTACATCCGCATTACGGCGCCGAGCGTGAAGGAAGCGCAGAACCTCGATAACATTCGCAAAGAGCTGCGGGCGCGGGGCTACAACACGCCGCTCATTGCCGACATTCACTTTACGCCCAACGCAGCCGAACTGGCCGCGCGGCTGGTGGAAAAGGTCCGCATCAACCCCGGCAACTACGCCGACCGGAAGCGGTTCGAGCACATCGACTACACCGACGCGGCCTACGCGGCTGAACTGGAGCGCATCCGGGAGAAATTCCTGCCGCTGGTGCGCATCTGTAAAGAGTACGGCACCGCCATGCGCATCGGCACTAACCACGGCTCCCTGTCTGACCGGATTCTGAGCCGCTACGGCGATACGCCCGTCGGGATGGTGGAGTCGGCGCTCGAATTTCTGCGCATCTGCGAAGCCGAAAACTACTACAACATCGTGTTGTCGATGAAGTCGAGCAACCCGCAGGTGATGGTGCAGGCCTACCGGCTGCTGGTGCAACGGCTAGCCGAAGAGGGTCTGAAACCTTATCCGCTCCATTTGGGCGTGACCGAGGCGGGCGAAGCCGAAGACGGCCGTATCAAATCGGCGCTGGGCATCGGTACGCTGCTCGAAGATGGGCTGGGCGACACCGTGCGCGTATCGCTGACGGAAGAACCCGAATTTGAAGCCCCCGTGGCTAAAGCGCTCATTGACCGCTATACCAATCGCGCCCAGACCGCCGACCCCATCCCCGCCCTCACCGGCCCGTTGCCCTACGACCCGTTCCAGTATGCGCGGCGGCAAACGAGCGAGGTGGCCAATTTCGGCGGCAGCAACGTACCCAGAGTCATCGCCGACTACAGTCACACGCTCGTGAATGAAACCGACGTGCTGAAAGCGGTAGGGCACTTTTACCTGCCCGTGCCCGATAAGTGGGCCATGAATGACCTCGGTGCCGACTACCTGTACACCGGTAGTAAACCGGCGCAGTTTATGCTGCCCAACGGCCTCAAGGAGATCGTCGATTACGCCGTCTGGCGCGGCCATGCCGATGCGGCAAACACGCTACCGATGCTGACGGCCGCCGAGTACCTGCATGCCCGGCATCAGCCGCAGGGGCTGCACTTCCGGCTCAACTTCGTGCGCTTTTCGCTGCTCGACCTGAACGACGAACTGGCCGCCGCGCTGCGGCAGGACCGGAACGTGGTGGGCATCGTGCATACGGATAACACCCACGCCCTGCCCGAACTGCGGCGGCTGTTTATCGACCTGGCCGACCGCCAGCTGACCCTCCCCGTGGTGATTCAGCGCGGCTACACCCACGCACCAGCTGAGCACCTGCCGCTCTACGCCGCCACAGACGTGGGGGGGCTGTTGATCGATGGCTTCGGGGATGGCGCGCTCCTGTGCAGCACCCGCACCGACGACCCCGACGAACTGAAGCAGCTGAACGGACTGGCGTTTGGTATTTTGCAGGCCGCCCGTACCCGCATCACCAAGACCGAATACATCTCGTGCCCGTCATGTGGGCGTACCCTGTTCGATTTGCAGGAAACGACGGCGATGATCCGGCAGCGAACCGACCACCTGAAAGGCGTCAAGATCGGTATCATGGGCTGCATCGTCAATGGTCCCGGCGAAATGGCCGACGCCGACTACGGGTACGTCGGTATTGGCCGCGACAAGATTGCGCTGTATCGGGGTCAGCAGGTGGTGAAGAAATCGGTGCCCGCCGCCCGGGCCGTCGACGAACTGATCGAGCTGATCCGGGAGGATGGCCGCTGGCTTGAACCGGCTACGGTGTAG
- a CDS encoding nuclear transport factor 2 family protein, protein MTDNNKAILEKANAAIAKGDLDGFLAFCSDDTEWTYVGDITLTGKEAVRRYLETTNSEPPNFTVTNLIAEGDFLTALGDIIMKDKDGQPVRYAYCDVWRLRDGKLAELKAFVIKTNADD, encoded by the coding sequence ATGACAGACAACAATAAAGCGATCTTGGAAAAGGCGAACGCGGCCATTGCCAAAGGCGACCTGGACGGGTTTCTGGCGTTCTGCTCCGACGACACCGAGTGGACATATGTCGGCGACATAACCCTTACAGGCAAAGAGGCCGTGCGCCGCTATCTGGAAACGACCAATAGCGAGCCACCCAACTTCACTGTCACCAACCTGATCGCTGAAGGGGACTTCCTGACGGCTCTCGGCGACATCATCATGAAAGACAAGGATGGGCAGCCGGTCCGGTATGCGTACTGCGATGTGTGGCGTTTGCGCGATGGTAAGCTGGCCGAGCTAAAGGCCTTCGTCATCAAAACCAACGCTGACGACTAG
- a CDS encoding alpha/beta fold hydrolase — protein MGKKLRIGCLLLSLSLAACTHTNEAPKAIQYGSNNGTYLTIHGTKLYYEEYGSGTPLLLLHQGLGSIENVGDLIPQLAKHFRVIAPDAPGHGRSEQADSLSGDLLADYSSALLDKLQLDSVYVMGWSMGGNTALLLAANRPDKVKKVVSGASNSKASGLTQEGRDLLDAYTVDAVKEDKDWLDHYQRLNPQPDKWVKFWEDNQKMWAREIKLSDRQLASIRVPVLLVRGDRDMIRLEHSLALFRSLKQGQLCIYPNTGHDMPEQKSERLCQLAIDFLTDKKGNAVSP, from the coding sequence ATGGGGAAGAAACTGCGAATCGGCTGCCTGTTACTCAGTCTGTCGTTGGCGGCGTGTACGCATACGAACGAGGCGCCAAAAGCGATCCAATACGGCTCCAATAACGGAACGTACCTGACCATCCACGGTACGAAGCTGTACTATGAGGAATACGGCAGCGGAACGCCGTTACTGCTGCTGCACCAGGGCCTCGGCTCAATTGAAAACGTGGGTGACCTCATTCCCCAACTGGCCAAACACTTCAGAGTCATCGCCCCCGATGCGCCCGGACATGGCCGCTCCGAGCAGGCCGATAGTCTGAGTGGCGACCTGTTGGCCGACTACAGCTCCGCTTTACTTGACAAGCTTCAGCTGGACAGTGTCTACGTGATGGGGTGGAGCATGGGCGGCAACACGGCCCTGTTGCTCGCCGCCAACCGGCCCGACAAAGTGAAAAAAGTGGTCAGCGGAGCGTCCAACTCGAAAGCCAGCGGGCTAACGCAGGAGGGGCGGGATCTGTTAGACGCCTATACCGTAGATGCGGTGAAGGAAGACAAGGACTGGCTCGACCACTATCAGCGGCTGAATCCACAACCCGACAAGTGGGTCAAATTCTGGGAGGATAACCAGAAAATGTGGGCGAGAGAAATCAAACTATCAGACCGGCAGTTGGCCAGTATTAGGGTGCCGGTCTTGCTTGTTCGGGGTGATCGGGATATGATTCGGTTAGAGCATAGCCTGGCGCTCTTTCGCTCGCTCAAGCAAGGCCAATTGTGTATTTACCCAAACACGGGGCATGATATGCCGGAACAGAAAAGTGAGCGGCTTTGCCAACTGGCCATCGACTTTTTGACTGACAAAAAAGGCAACGCTGTGAGCCCGTAA
- a CDS encoding helix-turn-helix domain-containing protein: protein MAAPKPYRIDSITQIHRLMGLPSPHHPLIGIINLKDLRGLATDPALNTVLLDLYVVSLKRGCDKLLYGQQHYDFDEGLMAFMAPGQLLRGDENGVPPQLEGWMLFIHPDFLWNTSLSRKIKQYDYFGYSTHEALFLSDKEEAIINGIIDTIRHEYQANMDKFSQDVLIAHLEVLFTYAQRFYERQFITRKVSSSKLLERLDDLLTEYINGDELSTKGLPTVQQLAEALTVSTKYLSSLLKQLTGQTTQQLIHQKLIDKAKERLSTTELSVGEIAYELGFEHPQSFNKLFKAKTNQSPLAFRASFN, encoded by the coding sequence ATGGCCGCGCCGAAACCATACCGAATCGACTCCATTACGCAGATTCATCGGCTGATGGGACTGCCCAGTCCCCACCATCCCCTCATCGGCATCATCAACCTGAAAGATCTCAGAGGGCTAGCAACAGATCCGGCTCTTAATACCGTTCTGTTAGACCTGTATGTGGTTTCGTTGAAACGAGGATGCGATAAACTACTGTATGGGCAGCAGCATTATGATTTCGATGAAGGGTTGATGGCGTTTATGGCGCCCGGACAACTGCTTCGGGGTGACGAGAACGGGGTGCCGCCTCAGCTCGAAGGCTGGATGCTGTTCATTCACCCCGACTTCTTATGGAATACGTCGCTGTCCAGGAAGATAAAGCAGTACGACTATTTTGGCTATTCCACCCACGAAGCCCTGTTTCTGTCCGACAAAGAAGAGGCGATTATCAACGGCATCATCGACACCATCCGGCACGAGTATCAGGCCAATATGGACAAGTTCAGTCAGGACGTCCTCATTGCCCATCTGGAGGTGCTGTTCACCTATGCCCAACGATTCTATGAACGGCAGTTCATTACCCGGAAAGTGAGCAGCAGTAAGTTGCTCGAACGGCTGGACGACCTGCTGACTGAGTACATCAACGGGGATGAATTGAGTACCAAAGGCCTGCCTACGGTTCAACAGCTTGCTGAGGCGCTGACGGTGTCGACCAAGTACCTGAGCAGTTTGTTGAAGCAGCTCACGGGGCAAACCACGCAGCAGCTTATTCATCAGAAGCTGATCGACAAAGCGAAAGAACGACTGTCAACGACGGAGTTGTCGGTGGGCGAAATTGCCTATGAATTAGGCTTCGAGCACCCACAGTCATTCAATAAGCTGTTCAAAGCCAAGACCAATCAAAGCCCCCTGGCGTTCCGGGCTTCGTTCAACTAA
- a CDS encoding SDR family oxidoreductase — protein MNIANSTILITGGTSGIGLELVSQLTQQGATLIVTGRNLEALHATKSRFPQVHIVQSDVSNPNDIERLYQAVTQQFPALNMIINNAGLMRLIDLQDTRHDLADIIREINTNLSGTIQMVHQFLPHLLTQKAAAIVNVSSAIAFMAYSSAPIYSAAKAGVHAYTKALRLQLEDTNVNVFELIPPGVNTNLQTTWAVQPDPGQMMDVDKLVSAAIKGLLNDTWEIKPGLVNVIKFASRIAPAFIERNLGHREFKKFKQITKP, from the coding sequence ATGAACATAGCCAACAGCACCATTCTGATTACAGGCGGAACCAGCGGCATCGGGTTAGAGCTGGTCAGCCAGCTTACGCAGCAGGGGGCAACCCTTATTGTCACAGGCCGTAACCTGGAGGCCTTACACGCAACAAAAAGCCGGTTTCCCCAGGTCCACATCGTGCAAAGCGACGTGAGCAACCCGAACGACATCGAACGGCTTTACCAAGCGGTCACCCAACAGTTTCCCGCCCTGAACATGATCATCAACAACGCCGGGCTGATGCGGCTGATCGATTTGCAGGATACGCGCCACGATTTGGCTGATATCATTCGGGAGATCAACACCAACCTGTCTGGAACCATCCAGATGGTGCATCAATTTTTGCCGCACCTGCTAACGCAAAAAGCCGCGGCCATCGTCAATGTGTCATCGGCCATTGCCTTCATGGCGTATTCGTCTGCGCCTATTTACAGTGCGGCAAAAGCAGGGGTGCACGCCTACACAAAAGCGTTGCGGTTGCAACTTGAGGATACGAACGTCAACGTCTTTGAACTGATTCCGCCGGGGGTGAATACCAACCTTCAGACTACCTGGGCGGTACAGCCCGATCCTGGCCAGATGATGGACGTCGATAAACTGGTCAGCGCTGCCATTAAAGGACTGCTCAACGATACGTGGGAGATTAAGCCAGGCTTGGTAAACGTGATTAAGTTCGCCAGCCGGATTGCGCCCGCTTTCATTGAGCGGAACCTGGGACACCGCGAGTTTAAAAAATTCAAACAGATCACCAAGCCATGA
- a CDS encoding alpha-amylase family protein yields the protein MRRVLLTLLLPLLLPTYKATGQPRPTDFIQELWYKKGVVYNLDVKVFQDSDGDGVGDFNGLTRRLDYLSDLGVTVLWLAPFQPSPNQDDGYDISDFYGIDARLGTQADLRNFIQQAKKRGIRVVMDLVVNHTSSQHPWFQQARRNKESPYRSWYVWSQQRPRDWNKGMIFPGVQHETWSYDSLAGAYFYHRFYRFQPDLNAQNPAVQAELRNVVRHWLALGIDGFRLDAVPFFIEVPGTSVNNPDLQFDLLMWLRQFIQWQKGDALLLGETNVAPKENKQYFGQYGEGMQMMFNFYVNQFLFYALATGDVGTLEKALEATRDVPTTAQWAFFLRNHDEIDLGRLSKRQREAVYARMGPDKNMQLYERGIRRRLAPMLANPAQLRMAYSLLFALPGTPVLRYGEEIGMGDDLRLKERLAIRTPMQWLAGPNGGFTTARQPIRPPIQQGPYRYANVNVTAQRQDSASLLTHIRRLIRLRKQYPEIGQGVWQLRKSHSPHVLILASEGPNRTVVTVHNFSPHPQTIRGLFEGARGARGIGINGKTGPSPIDKTGDIQLPGYGYGWFTIEPKTNPVPPDGKSTSGRATPTGRGR from the coding sequence ATGCGTCGTGTGTTACTGACCCTGCTGCTTCCTCTTCTTCTACCAACCTACAAAGCGACGGGGCAACCGCGGCCGACCGACTTTATCCAGGAATTATGGTATAAAAAAGGCGTCGTTTATAACCTCGATGTCAAGGTATTCCAGGATTCGGACGGTGATGGCGTGGGCGATTTCAACGGCCTGACCCGACGGCTGGATTACCTCAGCGACCTGGGCGTAACCGTTCTCTGGCTCGCGCCTTTCCAGCCCAGCCCCAACCAGGACGACGGCTATGACATCAGTGATTTCTACGGCATCGATGCCCGCCTGGGCACGCAGGCGGACCTCAGGAATTTCATTCAACAAGCCAAAAAGCGGGGCATTCGCGTCGTGATGGACCTAGTGGTCAATCACACCTCCAGCCAGCACCCCTGGTTTCAGCAGGCCCGGCGCAACAAAGAGTCGCCTTACCGTTCCTGGTATGTCTGGTCGCAACAACGGCCCCGCGACTGGAACAAGGGCATGATTTTCCCCGGCGTTCAGCACGAAACGTGGAGCTACGACTCGCTGGCGGGGGCCTACTTTTATCACCGTTTCTACCGCTTTCAGCCCGACCTCAACGCCCAGAATCCGGCCGTGCAAGCCGAGTTGCGCAACGTCGTTCGGCATTGGCTCGCGCTGGGTATCGACGGGTTCCGGCTCGATGCGGTGCCTTTTTTCATTGAAGTACCCGGCACGTCCGTCAATAACCCGGACCTTCAGTTCGATTTGCTGATGTGGCTGCGGCAGTTCATCCAGTGGCAGAAAGGCGATGCGCTGCTGCTGGGCGAGACCAATGTGGCCCCGAAGGAAAACAAGCAGTATTTCGGGCAGTACGGCGAAGGCATGCAGATGATGTTCAACTTCTACGTCAACCAGTTTCTGTTCTACGCCCTGGCAACGGGCGACGTCGGAACACTGGAAAAAGCACTGGAAGCTACCAGGGACGTACCCACGACGGCCCAATGGGCCTTCTTTCTGCGTAACCACGACGAGATCGACCTCGGCCGACTCAGCAAACGCCAACGCGAGGCGGTGTATGCCCGTATGGGGCCGGACAAAAACATGCAGCTTTATGAGCGGGGTATCCGCCGACGGCTGGCCCCGATGCTGGCCAACCCCGCTCAACTGCGGATGGCGTATAGCCTGCTGTTCGCCCTGCCGGGCACGCCGGTGTTGCGCTACGGCGAAGAAATCGGCATGGGTGATGACCTCCGGTTGAAAGAACGGCTCGCCATCCGCACGCCTATGCAGTGGCTGGCCGGACCGAACGGCGGGTTTACGACCGCCCGCCAACCGATACGTCCGCCGATTCAGCAAGGCCCCTATAGGTACGCCAATGTGAATGTAACCGCCCAGCGGCAGGATTCGGCGTCGTTACTGACGCACATCCGACGGCTGATTCGACTGCGGAAGCAGTACCCCGAAATCGGTCAGGGCGTTTGGCAGCTGCGAAAAAGCCATTCGCCACACGTGCTGATCCTGGCCAGCGAAGGTCCCAACCGGACGGTGGTGACGGTTCATAATTTCAGCCCGCATCCACAAACCATCCGGGGGCTTTTTGAAGGGGCAAGGGGAGCCCGGGGCATCGGGATAAACGGAAAAACAGGGCCATCGCCGATCGACAAAACGGGGGATATCCAGCTACCGGGCTACGGCTACGGCTGGTTTACCATCGAACCAAAAACCAACCCAGTGCCGCCAGACGGGAAGTCTACCTCGGGCAGAGCAACCCCTACCGGACGAGGACGATGA
- a CDS encoding EamA family transporter yields MLLFVGTITSLALLVRILANPLANVFQKKLTHQSADPLFVTAVTYTGLFIACLFVYRWETARHLRLDFWANALLMGVLAVLGNTLLVKALQTGDLSVLGPINAYKAVVSLVVGVVLLGEVPSVAGLLGVGLIVAGSYVVLQPKRGAGGGGWRLMGQPEIRWRVLALICSAVEAVYIKRAVLLADATTVFVVWCALGCVLSWGWYGSLHRSTLVGQWQLVAKHRLSYLALIALVGLMQLSTTVVFSGMQVGYALALFQTSAVVSVLFGYQFFGERQLLPKLLGATIMAIGAALIVLVR; encoded by the coding sequence ATGCTGCTCTTCGTTGGTACGATCACCTCGCTGGCCCTGCTGGTTCGGATTCTGGCCAATCCGCTGGCTAACGTGTTTCAGAAGAAACTCACCCACCAGTCGGCCGACCCGTTGTTCGTGACGGCGGTGACCTACACCGGCTTGTTCATCGCCTGCCTGTTCGTTTATCGCTGGGAGACCGCCCGGCACCTGCGCCTCGACTTCTGGGCCAACGCGCTGCTCATGGGGGTGCTGGCCGTGCTGGGCAACACCCTGCTGGTCAAAGCCTTGCAGACGGGCGATTTGTCGGTGCTGGGGCCGATCAACGCCTACAAGGCCGTGGTCAGCCTGGTGGTGGGCGTCGTGCTGCTGGGCGAAGTGCCGAGCGTAGCTGGCCTGTTGGGCGTTGGGCTGATCGTGGCGGGGAGCTACGTTGTGCTGCAACCCAAACGCGGGGCGGGCGGTGGCGGCTGGCGGCTGATGGGGCAACCCGAAATCCGGTGGCGCGTGCTGGCGCTGATCTGCTCGGCCGTCGAGGCGGTGTACATCAAAAGGGCCGTGCTGCTGGCCGATGCCACCACCGTGTTTGTGGTCTGGTGCGCGCTCGGCTGCGTGTTGTCGTGGGGTTGGTACGGCAGCCTGCACCGCTCGACGCTGGTGGGCCAATGGCAGCTGGTAGCCAAACACCGCCTGAGTTACCTGGCCCTGATTGCGCTGGTGGGCCTGATGCAGCTATCGACCACCGTGGTCTTCAGCGGCATGCAGGTAGGCTACGCGCTGGCTCTTTTCCAGACCTCGGCGGTGGTGAGCGTGCTGTTTGGCTACCAGTTTTTCGGCGAGCGCCAGTTGCTCCCCAAACTACTCGGCGCCACGATCATGGCCATCGGCGCCGCCCTCATCGTCCTCGTCCGGTAG
- a CDS encoding mevalonate kinase family protein, whose protein sequence is MLTTNLTASTPGRICLFGEHLDYLGLPVIAAAIDRRVALTARPDPIDRRFRIRLPDIDQQVNISFDGGRLPYPHDRDYLRSSVNVLLQEGFTFSRGVEATVRGTIPINAGASSSSALIVSWLNVLSQLADVPRHLPPMTLAELAYRAEVLEFGEPGGMMDHFATAVGNVIYLESQRPDGTSAITLETLTPQLGTFVLGDSREPKDTIGILRRVKLGMLDVVQRIRQSRPDFSLHTAALTDVPEFKDQLSKDEYILLKGTLANRDLLREARTLLQTPSANVRAFDGRLGTLLTEHQANLRDAQRISTPKIDRMLEAALSAGALGGKINGSGGGGSMFVYAPTGADAVADAIDRVGGKAYVVRVAEGTTLTTD, encoded by the coding sequence GTGTTAACAACTAACCTCACTGCCTCAACACCCGGCCGTATCTGTCTGTTTGGCGAACATCTCGACTACCTGGGTTTGCCGGTCATTGCCGCCGCCATCGATCGCCGCGTTGCCCTCACGGCCCGCCCCGACCCCATTGATCGCCGCTTTCGTATCCGCCTGCCCGATATCGATCAACAGGTCAATATTTCCTTCGATGGGGGGCGCCTGCCGTATCCCCACGACCGGGATTACCTGCGGTCGTCCGTGAACGTGTTGTTGCAGGAGGGCTTCACCTTCAGCCGGGGGGTCGAGGCTACCGTACGCGGTACCATCCCGATCAACGCCGGGGCGTCGAGCTCGTCGGCGCTGATTGTTAGCTGGCTGAATGTGCTGAGTCAACTTGCCGATGTACCCCGCCACCTGCCGCCTATGACCCTGGCCGAACTGGCGTACCGCGCCGAAGTACTCGAATTTGGCGAACCGGGCGGCATGATGGACCACTTCGCCACCGCCGTGGGCAACGTGATCTACCTCGAATCGCAACGACCCGACGGCACGTCCGCCATCACCCTGGAAACCCTGACGCCCCAACTTGGCACCTTCGTGCTGGGCGATTCGAGGGAGCCAAAAGACACCATCGGCATTCTGCGGCGGGTCAAACTCGGGATGCTCGACGTGGTGCAACGCATCCGGCAGAGCCGCCCCGACTTCTCGTTGCACACGGCCGCGCTGACCGACGTACCTGAGTTCAAAGACCAGCTTTCGAAAGACGAATACATCCTCCTGAAAGGCACCCTTGCCAACCGCGATCTGCTGCGGGAGGCCCGCACGCTGCTCCAGACGCCTTCCGCCAACGTACGGGCGTTTGATGGGCGGCTGGGTACGTTGCTGACCGAGCACCAGGCCAACCTGCGCGATGCCCAGCGCATTTCGACGCCCAAAATTGATCGGATGCTCGAGGCAGCGCTGTCGGCGGGGGCGCTGGGCGGTAAAATCAACGGCTCGGGTGGGGGCGGCTCCATGTTCGTGTACGCACCCACCGGGGCCGACGCCGTTGCCGACGCCATTGACCGGGTGGGGGGGAAGGCTTACGTGGTGCGCGTAGCCGAAGGCACGACCCTGACCACCGACTGA